The Arcobacter porcinus sequence ACCTCATAGGTTTGAAAAACAATTAGAAGTTTTTAAGAATCAAGATATTGATATTTGTAGTGCTTGGATAAGTGAATTTGATAAAGATGAAAAAGAGATTTTAGGACATAGAAAACTTCCTGAATTTCAAGAAGAAATAATAAAATATGCAAAATATAGATGCCCTATAAATCATCCAGCTGTTATGTACAAAAAATCACAAGTTTTAAGTGCAGGTGGATATAAAAAAATGATTTGGTTTGAAGATTATTATCTTTGGGCTAGAATGATTTTAAATGGTATAAAAATTTATAATATGCAAGAAGTACTTGTAAATATGAGAGCAGGTTATAGTCAACTTGAAAGAAGAAGTGGATTAAAATATGCAAAAAATGAATTAAACTTTTTAAATACTCTTAAAAAAGAAGGTTTTTTAAATAATTCTGAATATATCAAAAATATATTTATTAAAATACCAATAAGACTATTGCCAAAAAGTATTATAAAAATAGTATATAAAACTTTAAGAAGAAAATAGAGTTTTAATAAATATTCGATAAAATCACAATTTATGATTAAGAAAAGATAGGGAAAAACAAAATGATAGTTTTAGGTAGGAAATACAAGTTTACAGAGTTTGAAAAAGCTAGTTTAAATAAGAAGTTTAAACAACAGCTTATTTTAAGATATACAAACAAAGACCCTATGGAAGTACTAGAAGAGCTTAAAACTCTTATAAAATCAGATGTTAAGCTAATAGTTCTAAACACAAAAGCAAAAGTTCCAGATGAGCTTATATCTTTTCTTACAAGCTTACAGTTTGAAAAGAATATTAAGCTTATAACAATAGAGCAATTTATGGAGAAATATCTTCATAAGTGTTATATCCCAGAAGATCATACAGATTTAAACTATCTTCAAAATATAAAACCATTTAATATATTTGAATACTCTATCAAAAGAGTTATGGATATTTTAGGAGTTTTACTTCTTTATATTATCTCTTTTCCTATTATGATTTATTCAAGAAGAAGAATCAAACAAGAATCACCAGGTACAAGTATGTTTAAACAATTAAGAGTAGGTCTAAACAATAAAGAGTTTAAATGTATAAAATATAGAAGTATGCGATTAGATGCAGAAGCCTCTGGAGCTCAATTTGCGTGTGAAGATGATCCTAGAATATTTCCTTGGGGAGATATTATGAGAAAAACTAGAATAGATGAACTTCCTCAGATGCTAAATGTATTAAAAGGAGAGATGCATATGATTGGTCCAAGACCAGAGAGAAAGGTATGGATAGATAAATTTGAAAAAGAGATTCCATACTACAATGAAAGACATCTTGTACGACCTGGAATTACAGGTTGGGCTCAAGTTATGTATCCATATGGAGCTGGAGTTGAAGATGCAAAACAAAAACTTATGTATGATTTGTATTATATAAAGCATTATAGCCTTTGGCTTGATATTAAAATAATTTGGAAAACAATTTTAGTTGTATTAGGTAAAAAAGGTTTGTAAAATTTAATTTGATTCTTACTTTAGTATGATAAAATGTATGACTATAAATAATAAAGGAGATAAATATGTTAAGAAAAACAGTAACGATAAATGATAATTTGTATAATACTCTTATTTCATCTAAGCTTACAGAAAAATATAGCTCTTTTTCTGAATTAGTATCTACTTCTTTGGAACTACTTATAGAAAAGAATAAGAAAGAACAATATAAAAAAGATATGATAGAAGCTTCAAAAGATAGATTATATATCCAAGATATGGAAGAAATTTCAAATGATTTTAAATATATTGATTTTGAAGAAAAATAGATGAAACAATATGATATTTATTTAGCAGATTTAAATCCAATTGTGGAAAGAGAACAATCAGGCACTAGACCTGTTTTAATAATATCAAATGAATATGAAAATATTTTAGATATTGTTACTATTATTCCTATAACTTCATTGAAAGATGGAAGAAAAATATATCCAAATGAGCTTTTATTAAAAGATGAATTAGAGAAACCTTCAATACTTTTATGCCAACAAATTAGAACAATTTCGAAAGCTAGATTAATAAAGAAATTTACTTCAATTTCAAGTATTAAAACACAAGAAAAAATATTACAAATACTTTGTAATAGATTTGAGAATATTTAAAAAGGAAACAAAAAAAATGATACTAATCACAGGTGGAGCAGGGTATATTGCAAGTCATACTTTAATAGAACTAAGTAAAGATGGCTTTGATTTTATAGTATATGATAATTTATCAAATTCAAGTAAAGAGAGCTTAAAAAGAGTAAAAAAAATTATAGGGA is a genomic window containing:
- a CDS encoding sugar transferase, translated to MIVLGRKYKFTEFEKASLNKKFKQQLILRYTNKDPMEVLEELKTLIKSDVKLIVLNTKAKVPDELISFLTSLQFEKNIKLITIEQFMEKYLHKCYIPEDHTDLNYLQNIKPFNIFEYSIKRVMDILGVLLLYIISFPIMIYSRRRIKQESPGTSMFKQLRVGLNNKEFKCIKYRSMRLDAEASGAQFACEDDPRIFPWGDIMRKTRIDELPQMLNVLKGEMHMIGPRPERKVWIDKFEKEIPYYNERHLVRPGITGWAQVMYPYGAGVEDAKQKLMYDLYYIKHYSLWLDIKIIWKTILVVLGKKGL
- a CDS encoding type II toxin-antitoxin system PemK/MazF family toxin, whose translation is MKQYDIYLADLNPIVEREQSGTRPVLIISNEYENILDIVTIIPITSLKDGRKIYPNELLLKDELEKPSILLCQQIRTISKARLIKKFTSISSIKTQEKILQILCNRFENI
- a CDS encoding glycosyltransferase codes for the protein MKFSVLMSIYHKENPDWFNRAMQSIWDEQTIKPDEIVLVQDGKLIKELYKVIDKWKEKLKDILVIVPLEQNVGLGDALNIGMQHCNYELIARMDTDDISLPHRFEKQLEVFKNQDIDICSAWISEFDKDEKEILGHRKLPEFQEEIIKYAKYRCPINHPAVMYKKSQVLSAGGYKKMIWFEDYYLWARMILNGIKIYNMQEVLVNMRAGYSQLERRSGLKYAKNELNFLNTLKKEGFLNNSEYIKNIFIKIPIRLLPKSIIKIVYKTLRRK